The Hymenobacter sp. DG01 sequence CAACCGGCCGGCTACCTTCCAGCACCCCTGGCTGTCCCTGCGCGGCGACTTCCAGCTGTACTGGGATTTGCTGCGGGGCAAAGAGAAGTTCTAACCCCAGGCTATAGCTCCCGGCGCATCAGCAGGTGCGGAATTGTGCCGAACAGCGTGTGTGAGGGCGCTACCACCGTGTAGCCCAGGCGCAGGTAGAAGGGCACGGCCTGCTCGCGGGCATGCAAAACCACTTCCGTAAGGCCCTGGCTGCGGGCTGCCGCCTCCAGGTGCTCCAGCACCTGCCGCCCCACGCCGCGCCCCTGCCCGGCCGGGTGCACGGCCATAAACCGCACCTGTCCCTGGCCGGGGCCCGAGGGGTGCAGCCGCCCTACCCCCACCGCGTAGCCCTCCGGGGCCAGAAGCAGGGCGTGGGTGGTAGTGGGGGCAAGGTCATCGTCGGCCCGCTCCGAGCCTTCAGGCTGCTGCCAGGGCTGGCGCAGCACTTCGTAGCGGAGGCGGTAGTAGGCGGCCCACTCGGCCGGCGTTTGGGGGCTAATAATGGCGGACATGGGCAGAAAACAGCGGACTGCCGCCAAGATACCCAGAACCGGCCGTGAACTTACGGCTGGGCAGGTCGGGCATTTCGGCACCTGCTTATCTTTGGCCCTAACCTGCGCGGCTGCCTCACGTAGCCTACTCTACCATTCTCCCCCTATTTTTTTTCTCATGGCCTCGTTTGATATTGTCAGCAAAGTAGATCCGCAAACCCTCGAAAACGCGGTGAACACAGCCAAAAAAGAGCTCCAGACCCGCTACGACCTGCGCGACACCAAGGGCGGCATCGAGCTGGACAAAAAAGCCAACACCATCACGCTCAGCTCCGAAAACTCCATGCGCATCAAGGCCCTGGAGGATATTCTGCTGGCGCGCATCGTGAAGCAGGGCATTGATGGCACGGCCCTCGATTTCACGGCCGAAGAGCAGGCCAGCGGCGCCCTGGTCAAGAAAGTGGTGAAGGTGCGGGCCGGCGTCGATAAGGAGGTCGGCCGCAAAATCATCAAAGCCATCAAAGACGGCAAAGCCAAAGTGGAAGCCCAGATGCAGGACGACCAGGTGCGCGTTACGGCTAAGAAAATTGATGAGCTGCAGGCCGCCATTGCCCTCGTGCGCCGCGCCGACGTAGGCCAGCCCCTGCAGTTCGTGAACATGAAGTCGTAGTGTATGGAGGTGATGAGGTGAATAGTAAATAGTGACAGGTAAGCAGTGAGAAGCGCCGGGAAAATGCTGGCCTGGCCTCTGCCTGCTACCCCCTGTCTTACCGGAAACCGTTCCACCCTTCACCTATTGCCTTTCACCTCACACCTCATCACCCTATCACCCCCTCATCACCAGTCCATGAACTTCGACTTTTCCGTTTTTTCTGACCCCCAGACCTGGGTGAGCCTGCTCACGCTCACGTTCATGGAGATTGTGCTGGGCATTGATAACATCATCTTCATTTCCATCATCGTCAACCGCCTGCCGCAGGAGCAGCACAACCGGGGCCGCACCATTGGCCTGCTGCTGGCGCTGTTGTTCCGCATTGGGCTGCTGCTGAGCATTTCCTGGATTGTGGGCCTGAAGGCTCCGCTGTTCTCCCTGCCCGTGCCCTGGATGGCCGATGGTTGGAACGTGACCGGCCGCGACCTGATTCTGCTGGGCGGCGGCCTGTTCCTGATTGGCAAGAGCACCACCGAAATTCACACCAAGCTGCAGGGCGAGGAAGAAGGGGAGCACGGCGCCAAAGGCGGTGCTACGATGGGCAGCGTTATCATTCAGATTATCCTGATCGACATCGTCTTCAGCTTCGACTCCATCCTGACGGCCGTAGGTCTGGTGGATAACGTGCTGATTATGATTCTGGCCGTTATCCTGTCCATGGGCGTAATGCTGGCCTTCAGCGGCCTGGTAGCCGACTTCGTGAACCGCAACCCTACCATCAAAATGCTGGCCCTGTCCTTCCTGATTATGATTGGGGTGATGCTGGTGATGGAAGCCTTCCACAAGGAAATCGAGAAGGGGTATATCTACTTCGCTATGTTCTTCTCGCTGGTAGTAGAAGTGCTGAACATGCGCCTGCGCAAGAAAACGGCGCCCGTGCACCTGCGCGACTCCCAGTACGACTAAGCGGCCCTACCCCCTCCCACACGCAAAAGCGCCCGGAACCTAGTCTCCGGGCGCTTTTCTTTTACATGAAGCTAGGCGCTGCGCATAAAGTATAGAATAACAATCAGTAGCAGTACGCACCCTACCCCGCAGTTCAGGGCCAGCCCTGAGGAGCTGCGCTTGCGGGCGCCCAAGGCGGCCATCAGCAACAGCAGCACCGGCGCAAATACAAAGTTGCCATACACGGTGGTTTCATCCGCGCGCTCCAGTGGCTGCCCGCTGATGGCTGTAGCCCGTACTTGTCCAAACAGGGCGCTGGCCCGGATGGTAAGCGGCGTGCCAACTTCCCAGTTGTAATCGTAGTTGCGGAAGCTGACGTGGGGTGTCCGGATGGTGTAGTACGTCACGGACCCGCTCCGGCGCGAGGACAGGGTATGGCGCTCTACGCTCTGGACTGGCTCCCGCGGATACTCCCGCGTCCAGCAGAAATCAAGCAGCAGCAGCCCGCAGAACAGCAGCATCAGGCGGCAAAACCACCGGCCCCAGGGCGCATAGCGGGCATACACGGCCGCGTAAGGGTCGGGGGCGGGGCCGCGCCGGGCGGCCGCTGCCCGCCGGTGCCGTACCTCTGCCTGGGCCCGGGTTGGCGCCGCCTGAGGGGGTAGGGTGGCCGATGGGTCCGGCGGGCGACGACGAATGGCCAGGGCCGCGTCGTAGAGCTGCCGGCGCGCTGGCTGGCTCAGCACATCGTAGGCCGCATTAATAGCCAGGTACCGCTCGTGAGCGGCGGGGTCTGGCGTGCGGTCGGGGTGGGTGAGCAGCACGAGGCGGCGGTAGGCCCGCCGTATTTCCTCGGGGGTAGCCTGCTCACCCACTTCCAGGGTAGTGTAAAACGTGCTCATTCCGGCCGAAGCAGCTGGGCCAGGGTTTCCGTCTGGTCCTGGGCGCGGCGCACGGCCAGCTCCAGCAGGCGCCGGTTCAGCTCGGCCCTATGGAGGCGGTAGAAGCTCGTTTCCGCTTCCGTAAACAGGCCCGTTACCAACCCGATGATGGTGTAGCGCAGCTTGGTATTGCGGCTCAGCAGCTCACCCACTACCCGCTCCCGCGCGCTACGCTCTACCTCCGCGAAAGCCATGTGGTGGTCTAGTATAAAATCGGCTACTGCGGTCAGCAGCCGCAGGTTTTGCAGCTTCAGCACGGGCCGGAGCGTGAGGTGCAGAAAGCTCCCGACGGTATCGGGTGAGGCATCGGCGGGTAGCGCGGTGGCAACGGGAGGGCGCAGGGCCAGCAGAGCGGCGTCAGTATCGGAGGTAGAGAAAGAAGACATATCACAATAACCACGAAGAAGGTCAGAATCCTAAAAAAACTGCCCGCCCGGCCTTTTGGGGCCAGACGGGCAGTTTTATGCTAGTCAGTACAGCCAGTTCCGGTGCCGGTTTCTGCCGGCTCCGGAACTGATTGACGGAATTAGTGCT is a genomic window containing:
- a CDS encoding GNAT family N-acetyltransferase is translated as MSAIISPQTPAEWAAYYRLRYEVLRQPWQQPEGSERADDDLAPTTTHALLLAPEGYAVGVGRLHPSGPGQGQVRFMAVHPAGQGRGVGRQVLEHLEAAARSQGLTEVVLHAREQAVPFYLRLGYTVVAPSHTLFGTIPHLLMRREL
- a CDS encoding YajQ family cyclic di-GMP-binding protein; the encoded protein is MASFDIVSKVDPQTLENAVNTAKKELQTRYDLRDTKGGIELDKKANTITLSSENSMRIKALEDILLARIVKQGIDGTALDFTAEEQASGALVKKVVKVRAGVDKEVGRKIIKAIKDGKAKVEAQMQDDQVRVTAKKIDELQAAIALVRRADVGQPLQFVNMKS
- a CDS encoding J domain-containing protein; the encoded protein is MSTFYTTLEVGEQATPEEIRRAYRRLVLLTHPDRTPDPAAHERYLAINAAYDVLSQPARRQLYDAALAIRRRPPDPSATLPPQAAPTRAQAEVRHRRAAAARRGPAPDPYAAVYARYAPWGRWFCRLMLLFCGLLLLDFCWTREYPREPVQSVERHTLSSRRSGSVTYYTIRTPHVSFRNYDYNWEVGTPLTIRASALFGQVRATAISGQPLERADETTVYGNFVFAPVLLLLMAALGARKRSSSGLALNCGVGCVLLLIVILYFMRSA
- a CDS encoding TerC family protein — protein: MNFDFSVFSDPQTWVSLLTLTFMEIVLGIDNIIFISIIVNRLPQEQHNRGRTIGLLLALLFRIGLLLSISWIVGLKAPLFSLPVPWMADGWNVTGRDLILLGGGLFLIGKSTTEIHTKLQGEEEGEHGAKGGATMGSVIIQIILIDIVFSFDSILTAVGLVDNVLIMILAVILSMGVMLAFSGLVADFVNRNPTIKMLALSFLIMIGVMLVMEAFHKEIEKGYIYFAMFFSLVVEVLNMRLRKKTAPVHLRDSQYD